ACCGGATCTGCTCGAGGTGCTCCTTTTCCGCGTCCACAAGGGCCTGCGCAAGCTGCTTCAGACTCCGCCGTCCGACGCCCGGCCACTGGCCAAGACGCGACCAGTCGACCGCGTGCGCGAGGAGGTCGACCGTCTGCAGGCGGAAGCGGCGCATCTCCTCGATGACCCGCCGCAGGTCTGCCTCCTGGTAGCCGCGCTCGCGGACGTAGGCGTCCTGGTCGTAAGGGACGAACATGGGGTCGTTCTGGGCCCAGACCTGGTAGAGGCGCTTGTGCCAGACTTCCGCGCCGTCGCGCAGGTGGCCGACG
Above is a window of Dehalococcoidia bacterium DNA encoding:
- a CDS encoding DinB family protein — translated: MVERVIHSADRLEIIEALREMPDAVEAEIAGLPEQVLRFKPSDNEWSIKEVVGHLRDGAEVWHKRLYQVWAQNDPMFVPYDQDAYVRERGYQEADLRRVIEEMRRFRLQTVDLLAHAVDWSRLGQWPGVGRRSLKQLAQALVDAEKEHLEQIRSLKALAATGSGRA